In Marivirga salinae, a single window of DNA contains:
- a CDS encoding putative metal-binding protein has product MDVIKETQFVDIEVTRRKFDRQVNLFLDHENDYRKEGIICLSMEFPFFEFAFFLTKYSVLDQIQNGFKVRQYPSFLFAIRVDYRNYDLLPPSIKFINPFDSKVTKQLPILDIRIHPDQQSNSKITTIQNILLKDLNDDIFICLRGNREYHEHPQHNGDSWHLYRNTGKGAINNILNSLQLYAISNWNKTFDAMEKGPVSK; this is encoded by the coding sequence GTGGATGTAATTAAGGAGACTCAATTTGTAGATATTGAAGTTACAAGAAGAAAATTTGATCGGCAAGTAAATTTATTTCTTGATCATGAAAATGATTATAGAAAGGAAGGTATTATTTGTCTAAGTATGGAGTTTCCTTTTTTTGAATTTGCTTTCTTTTTAACCAAGTATAGTGTTTTAGATCAAATTCAGAATGGCTTTAAAGTAAGACAATACCCTTCTTTCTTATTTGCAATCAGGGTTGACTACAGAAATTATGATTTGCTTCCTCCTTCTATAAAGTTTATAAATCCTTTTGATTCTAAAGTTACGAAACAACTGCCAATATTAGACATAAGAATACATCCAGATCAACAATCAAACTCTAAAATAACAACTATTCAAAATATTTTACTTAAGGATTTGAACGATGACATATTTATATGTTTAAGAGGAAATAGAGAATATCATGAGCATCCTCAGCACAATGGTGATTCATGGCATTTATATAGAAATACGGGTAAAGGAGCCATTAATAATATTCTTAATAGTCTACAGTTATATGCAATCTCAAATTGGAACAAAACTTTTGATGCAATGGAAAAAGGACCTGTAAGCAAATGA
- a CDS encoding E2 ligase fold family C protein has translation MGFAKYFEKDLLALNKLMSSDSDRFIKEKLNNQLICLEFDDQYHSSYEAKCCLELLISIIARLYPRISFKCDLIGAEKTITKLSKYAKKINKEIDIENDKTPSIILSTCKKPKQLKGEIRFYLGSDNWTALFSTTRPQSFAFSKNPFGASIAACIAASNLFRSVFEKELKFTIDDNVRFSILDQYYGANFNIKTENLDLDEFDLVGIGAIGSATVWALSKLKGLKGRINLIDHEKLDKSNLQRYILFNETDENKWKVDVAKKHLNDNKFKPVSYKKKWANYIGEDYKGSCTSKMVLVAVDSKEERINIQSSLPQKIINAYTDDSRVGISRHLNFIEDSCLACIYIPTKEEKGDLTLMVESLNLKGQENFLYKYLQPSNKIDHEFIDKYSEKNDLEKNSLKEYIGKNLTDFYSEVICGYKVLELKDSKLVEKVDVPLSFQSALAGILLAAELVIEKSEFSRKQNFDVTQWQILAKINKENPGNFNYIKNLSKNCICGDSDYQDVYKKKWNI, from the coding sequence ATGGGATTTGCAAAATATTTTGAAAAGGATCTGTTGGCTTTGAACAAATTGATGTCTTCTGATTCGGATAGATTTATAAAAGAAAAATTAAATAATCAACTCATTTGCCTCGAATTCGATGATCAGTACCATAGTTCTTATGAGGCTAAATGTTGTTTGGAGTTACTTATAAGTATAATAGCCAGACTTTATCCGAGAATTAGTTTCAAATGTGATCTTATAGGAGCTGAAAAAACCATTACTAAACTTTCGAAATATGCAAAAAAGATTAATAAAGAAATTGACATTGAAAATGATAAAACTCCAAGCATAATACTATCAACCTGTAAAAAACCAAAACAGCTAAAAGGCGAAATCAGATTTTATCTTGGGTCTGATAATTGGACTGCCCTTTTCTCTACTACGAGACCTCAAAGTTTCGCATTTTCTAAGAATCCGTTTGGTGCTAGCATTGCTGCATGTATAGCTGCCTCCAATTTATTCAGATCAGTGTTTGAAAAGGAACTTAAATTCACAATTGATGATAATGTTAGATTTTCAATTCTAGATCAATATTATGGTGCTAATTTTAATATTAAAACTGAAAATTTAGATTTAGACGAGTTTGACTTAGTTGGGATTGGAGCAATTGGTTCTGCAACCGTCTGGGCACTTTCAAAATTAAAAGGTCTTAAAGGAAGAATTAACCTAATTGATCATGAAAAGTTGGATAAATCTAATCTTCAAAGATATATTTTATTTAATGAGACTGATGAAAATAAGTGGAAAGTAGATGTAGCTAAAAAGCATTTAAACGATAATAAATTTAAGCCTGTTTCTTATAAAAAGAAATGGGCGAACTACATAGGGGAAGATTATAAAGGATCTTGTACATCTAAAATGGTTCTTGTAGCTGTTGATTCAAAAGAAGAAAGAATAAACATACAGAGCAGTCTACCTCAAAAGATTATCAATGCTTATACAGACGACTCTAGAGTTGGGATATCAAGGCATTTAAATTTTATTGAAGACTCTTGCTTGGCATGCATATATATTCCAACCAAAGAAGAAAAAGGTGACTTAACCTTAATGGTTGAATCCTTAAACTTGAAGGGTCAAGAAAATTTTTTATATAAATATTTACAACCTAGTAATAAAATTGATCATGAATTTATTGACAAATATTCCGAGAAAAATGATTTAGAAAAGAATTCACTAAAAGAATATATTGGTAAAAACCTAACTGATTTCTACTCAGAAGTGATTTGTGGTTATAAAGTGCTAGAGCTTAAAGATAGTAAATTGGTTGAGAAAGTAGATGTTCCACTCTCTTTTCAATCTGCTTTGGCAGGAATCCTATTAGCAGCAGAACTAGTCATAGAAAAAAGTGAGTTTAGTAGGAAGCAAAATTTTGATGTAACTCAGTGGCAGATTCTAGCTAAAATTAACAAAGAAAATCCAGGTAATTTCAATTACATTAAAAACCTAAGTAAAAATTGTATCTGTGGTGATTCAGATTATCAAGATGTCTATAAAAAGAAATGGAATATTTAG
- a CDS encoding RNA polymerase sigma factor, which produces MKEDSVDWEPVLSKLIAYAYSLLNNLEKDDKGEVAKDLAVDAITKHLENPSKFDPKRNPNFIWYLKYNILRSLVYNHNNSSRVKLENHSILFKDNNDAPERYYCENMNIDENIDANILLKEIKLLIKDDKSLISIFEKRYFEGKKKSEICEELEISPDEYNNRLKSLKRVSKKHLITII; this is translated from the coding sequence ATGAAAGAAGATTCTGTTGATTGGGAACCAGTATTATCTAAACTAATTGCTTATGCTTATTCTTTGCTAAATAATCTTGAGAAAGATGACAAAGGTGAGGTTGCCAAGGATCTTGCCGTTGATGCAATAACTAAACATTTGGAAAATCCAAGTAAATTTGATCCTAAAAGGAATCCAAACTTTATTTGGTATCTTAAATATAACATATTGAGAAGCTTGGTTTATAACCATAATAATTCCAGTAGGGTTAAGTTGGAAAATCATTCTATTCTGTTCAAAGATAACAATGACGCTCCTGAGCGTTACTATTGTGAGAATATGAATATTGATGAAAATATTGATGCCAATATATTATTGAAAGAAATTAAATTATTGATCAAAGATGATAAATCATTAATTTCAATTTTTGAAAAACGATATTTTGAAGGGAAGAAAAAATCAGAGATTTGTGAGGAATTAGAAATCTCTCCAGATGAATATAACAATAGACTTAAAAGTCTAAAAAGAGTCTCTAAAAAACATCTGATTACTATTATCTAA
- a CDS encoding efflux RND transporter periplasmic adaptor subunit: MKKELIRPLLIGLLVLTGCNNNSETITPKKSDITESVYASGILKSVNQYEVFTQFNGKIEEIFVREGDFVRKGEPLFQIENSSAKLSTDNARISAFSNDYKRNKEKLLEAQNAIELAHKKVINDSLLFVRQKTLWQQNIGSKIELEQRELSFENAKVNLKKAQVTYEDLNRQLKLSSVQSKNNLKIAQSAEKDLTIKSELDGFVYKINAKQGELANSMNPLAVVGQEKFLIEFNVDEFDIVKIRKGQKVLIRMDSYQGHIFEAQVSFIYPMMDERTRSFKVGAIFSKEPDVLYPNLTLEANIVINSKKDILTIPTSYLINESFVMLEDGSVQEVEIGLKDFTLTEILSGIDEHTEIRMPKE; encoded by the coding sequence ATGAAAAAGGAGCTCATACGACCGCTATTAATTGGTTTATTGGTTTTAACAGGATGTAATAATAATTCTGAAACGATAACACCAAAAAAATCTGACATTACCGAAAGTGTTTATGCTTCTGGTATCCTGAAAAGCGTAAATCAATATGAAGTATTCACTCAATTTAACGGTAAAATTGAAGAGATTTTTGTAAGAGAAGGTGATTTTGTGAGAAAAGGCGAACCCCTTTTTCAAATAGAAAATAGCAGTGCTAAATTATCTACAGATAATGCCCGAATTTCTGCTTTTTCAAATGATTATAAACGGAATAAAGAAAAACTTTTAGAGGCTCAAAATGCAATTGAGTTGGCACACAAAAAAGTTATTAATGATTCACTTTTATTTGTAAGACAGAAAACATTATGGCAGCAAAATATAGGTTCAAAGATTGAGCTAGAGCAAAGAGAGTTAAGTTTTGAAAATGCCAAAGTAAATTTAAAAAAAGCACAAGTTACTTATGAAGACCTCAACCGTCAATTAAAATTATCTTCTGTTCAAAGCAAAAACAATCTAAAAATAGCGCAATCTGCGGAGAAAGATTTAACTATTAAAAGTGAATTGGATGGCTTTGTTTATAAAATTAACGCAAAACAAGGTGAACTGGCTAATTCAATGAACCCATTGGCAGTTGTTGGACAGGAAAAATTTCTTATTGAGTTTAATGTTGATGAATTTGATATTGTAAAAATCCGAAAGGGTCAAAAAGTGCTCATCAGAATGGATAGTTACCAAGGGCATATTTTTGAGGCTCAGGTTAGTTTTATTTATCCAATGATGGATGAACGAACCAGATCTTTTAAAGTGGGAGCTATTTTTTCTAAGGAACCAGATGTTCTATATCCGAACCTTACTTTAGAAGCGAATATTGTTATCAATAGTAAGAAGGATATATTAACTATCCCCACAAGCTATTTGATAAATGAATCCTTTGTAATGTTGGAAGATGGCTCTGTTCAAGAAGTAGAAATCGGCTTAAAGGATTTTACCCTTACCGAGATACTTAGCGGTATTGATGAGCATACTGAAATTAGAATGCCAAAAGAATGA
- a CDS encoding ABC transporter permease: protein MKVKHIFEIARALMSARSKQTMVAAIGVTFSVAFFVSLLGFMEGLNALLDGLVLNRTPHIRLYNDIRPSDQQPIDLDPTYKSYHNFITSVKPSIARKEIYNVENILKRLSTDTRVLGVAPKLTAQAFYNLGNVELNGNINGVDVVQEALLFNFEDYVINGNYMDLKNQSNSIIIGKGVAEKMLANKGDLIQVTTVNGEQFSLKVVGFFQSGIAELDKVQSYASLATCQKLLGKPSTYITDIQIKLHKIREAPFIAKEYKQIFRVDAEDIQTANAQFETGSSARTII from the coding sequence ATGAAAGTTAAGCACATTTTTGAAATAGCAAGAGCCCTGATGTCGGCTAGGTCAAAGCAAACGATGGTGGCTGCAATTGGTGTTACTTTTAGTGTGGCATTTTTTGTTTCTCTCTTGGGATTTATGGAAGGGTTAAATGCGCTTTTAGATGGTTTGGTATTAAACCGAACCCCTCACATTAGGTTATATAATGATATACGACCATCCGACCAACAGCCTATTGATTTAGATCCGACCTACAAAAGCTACCATAATTTTATCACCTCTGTAAAACCATCCATTGCACGAAAGGAAATTTACAATGTGGAAAATATCCTAAAAAGATTAAGCACTGACACTAGGGTTTTGGGTGTTGCTCCCAAATTAACTGCTCAGGCATTTTACAATTTGGGAAATGTAGAGCTCAACGGCAATATTAACGGGGTAGATGTTGTACAAGAGGCATTGCTTTTCAATTTCGAAGATTATGTAATTAATGGCAACTATATGGACTTAAAAAATCAATCAAATAGTATAATTATAGGTAAGGGAGTTGCAGAAAAAATGCTAGCAAATAAAGGGGACCTCATTCAAGTGACGACTGTGAATGGGGAGCAATTTTCATTAAAGGTGGTAGGCTTTTTTCAGTCTGGAATTGCCGAATTAGATAAAGTACAGAGCTATGCTAGTTTGGCCACCTGTCAGAAATTATTAGGCAAGCCATCCACCTATATTACTGATATTCAAATTAAGCTTCATAAAATAAGAGAGGCGCCATTTATAGCCAAAGAGTACAAGCAGATTTTTAGGGTCGATGCAGAAGATATACAAACAGCGAATGCCCAGTTTGAGACTGGTAGCAGTGCAAGAACCATAATTTAA
- a CDS encoding DUF2604 domain-containing protein encodes MNKTQLITLTFRIGSETENITNVNLNQPLSVSVKKALKNHGREIGDWIVTFNGNQLDTSKKVEELGLANNDLLKLTLRDGGGGCN; translated from the coding sequence ATGAATAAAACACAATTAATTACATTAACGTTTAGAATCGGTTCTGAAACTGAGAATATAACAAACGTAAATTTAAATCAACCACTTTCTGTATCTGTTAAAAAAGCACTTAAAAATCACGGTAGAGAAATAGGTGATTGGATTGTTACCTTTAATGGTAATCAACTTGATACTTCCAAAAAAGTTGAAGAGCTAGGTTTGGCTAATAATGATCTTTTGAAATTAACATTAAGAGATGGCGGAGGTGGATGTAATTAA
- a CDS encoding ABC transporter ATP-binding protein, whose translation MVNKIALEAKSIFKSFYDPVKIDVLKDISFNIKRGEFVSVTGKSGCGKSTLLYILSTMDSDYTGELIIDNELMSGKTEKQLALVRNERIGFVFQFHYLLNEFSVLKNVMLPGFKLNKFSEELLENNAYDLLKKLGIEKLAKKMAYQISGGEKQRVAIARAMINDPLILMCDEPTGNLDSKNTEIVFDIFNELVNTFNKALLIVTHDQNFAKNTHRTIVMEDGRILK comes from the coding sequence ATGGTAAATAAAATTGCCTTAGAAGCCAAATCAATATTTAAATCATTTTACGATCCTGTAAAAATTGATGTTTTAAAGGATATATCTTTTAACATCAAAAGGGGCGAGTTTGTATCAGTAACAGGTAAGTCTGGCTGCGGAAAATCAACCTTGCTCTATATTCTCTCTACAATGGATTCAGATTATACCGGTGAACTAATAATAGACAATGAATTGATGTCGGGCAAAACGGAAAAACAATTGGCCTTGGTAAGAAATGAGAGGATTGGCTTTGTGTTTCAATTTCATTACCTACTTAATGAGTTTAGTGTATTGAAAAATGTCATGCTTCCGGGTTTCAAATTGAATAAATTCTCTGAGGAGCTATTAGAAAATAATGCCTATGATCTTTTAAAAAAGTTAGGGATAGAAAAACTAGCAAAGAAAATGGCTTATCAAATTTCGGGTGGGGAAAAACAAAGAGTGGCGATTGCTAGAGCTATGATTAACGACCCACTTATTTTAATGTGCGATGAACCAACAGGAAATTTAGATAGTAAAAATACAGAAATTGTATTTGATATTTTTAATGAATTGGTCAATACTTTCAATAAAGCCTTACTCATAGTAACCCACGACCAAAATTTCGCAAAAAATACCCATAGAACTATTGTGATGGAAGACGGTAGGATTTTGAAATAA
- a CDS encoding sensor histidine kinase, whose translation MKLLTYTSRIQILYFLILFGIFSILFYLVLSWNVLQNVDEVLYNRKVNLLAYLQDNPDAPFKGDNPLDDFTFYPIEEAVFQRGKESYTDILIYEPVDNELDEYRKLTAFVKLQGKHYRLEIVKPHLEAAEMIGTIAITLGGLLLGLALSFYLSHRIISKKIWKPFFEMLEKLRHFRLDKQQLPELSTSPIDEFQLLNETIMDLVLKNMEVFESQKQFIENASHEMQTPLSVIQSRLEALIGQAELTKEQAEILEGIIGSTQRLKKLNKTLLLLSKIENRQFLLAEQVDVNTIISRSLEYYEEQKAALNISVKTKTQNRLVAQGNAMLTEILVQNLLKNAFLHNVEDGMLNIQTQDNKLIIANTGHEKQKKGPVLEKNKLFNRFYKQSGNPDTWGLGLAIAQKIAETNGWSLHYREVDDLHIFEVDFG comes from the coding sequence ATGAAGCTGCTTACCTATACTTCTCGCATTCAAATTCTATATTTCCTGATCCTGTTCGGGATTTTTTCCATATTGTTTTACTTGGTACTTAGCTGGAATGTACTTCAAAATGTAGATGAAGTGTTGTACAACCGCAAAGTCAACCTACTGGCTTACCTCCAAGATAATCCTGATGCACCATTCAAAGGAGACAACCCACTGGATGATTTTACCTTTTATCCTATTGAAGAAGCAGTTTTCCAACGAGGCAAAGAAAGCTATACAGATATCCTTATCTATGAACCTGTGGATAATGAGCTGGATGAATATAGAAAGCTAACCGCCTTTGTGAAATTACAGGGCAAACATTACCGATTGGAAATTGTAAAGCCGCACCTAGAAGCAGCTGAAATGATTGGTACAATTGCGATTACACTAGGAGGTTTATTACTGGGGTTGGCGCTTTCATTTTATTTATCTCACCGCATTATCTCCAAAAAAATATGGAAACCGTTTTTTGAAATGCTTGAAAAGCTACGGCATTTTCGTCTCGACAAGCAGCAGTTACCGGAATTATCCACCTCCCCGATAGATGAATTCCAGCTGCTAAATGAGACCATTATGGATCTTGTACTTAAAAACATGGAAGTGTTTGAAAGCCAGAAGCAATTTATTGAAAATGCTTCTCATGAAATGCAAACCCCATTATCTGTTATCCAATCAAGGCTGGAAGCACTCATCGGACAGGCTGAACTCACAAAAGAGCAAGCAGAGATTTTGGAAGGCATTATCGGCTCTACACAGCGCTTAAAGAAACTGAATAAAACGCTGTTACTTTTATCTAAAATAGAAAACCGGCAGTTTCTTCTTGCAGAACAAGTTGACGTAAACACAATTATCAGCCGCTCACTGGAATATTATGAAGAACAGAAAGCTGCCCTTAATATATCGGTGAAAACGAAAACACAAAATAGATTGGTCGCGCAGGGAAATGCGATGCTTACTGAGATCCTGGTGCAAAACCTGCTTAAAAATGCCTTTCTGCATAATGTTGAGGATGGCATGCTAAACATTCAAACACAGGACAACAAACTCATAATTGCCAATACAGGCCACGAAAAGCAAAAGAAAGGACCGGTATTGGAGAAGAACAAATTGTTCAACCGTTTCTACAAGCAATCCGGTAATCCCGATACCTGGGGGTTGGGTTTGGCTATAGCCCAAAAAATCGCTGAAACAAATGGCTGGAGCCTTCATTATCGTGAAGTAGACGACTTGCATATTTTTGAGGTGGATTTCGGGTAA
- a CDS encoding TolC family protein → MAQDTIPLILEKVMELAGANNLTIKEYQERQELANAQNTEANEWWLPDIYAGLQTHQLAGAAMNADGGFFLEVDRSNLWSGIGLNANWDFADGIFKSKAASLKSDASSYKTEAERNQVILEAIKAYYELQAAQAELSAYQNLVSQADSIASQIDHQVESGLLYESELLLAKSNRNHLKVEMANAHKRFLEKSSRLVNILNFKKGIQLVSADSMMTVLQFEEDLLVESVEGHNRAEIKAIALDLEAIETEKKTTTVGLLIPELAVGAYGSYFGNLSGNVRAMEPNRFPETRQQYPTRALNASLMWNIPLGRLFSGGELKVYNSRISLAEIESEQMKAQIREEITNAQQKIDLGKQQVEIAKESLELTAEAVDQSIKKQENGTAKPFEVFQAQQFYLQALIDYLKSVGDYNAAQYELKVAKGEEL, encoded by the coding sequence ATGGCTCAAGACACCATTCCACTTATTTTAGAGAAAGTAATGGAGCTGGCAGGGGCTAATAACTTGACCATTAAAGAATATCAGGAACGTCAGGAATTGGCGAATGCTCAAAATACTGAAGCTAATGAATGGTGGCTGCCCGATATTTATGCTGGCCTGCAAACACATCAGCTGGCAGGAGCGGCCATGAATGCGGATGGAGGTTTTTTCCTGGAAGTAGATCGAAGTAATTTATGGAGCGGGATTGGCTTAAATGCAAACTGGGATTTTGCAGATGGCATATTCAAGTCCAAAGCAGCTTCCCTGAAATCAGATGCTTCATCCTACAAAACTGAAGCGGAAAGAAATCAGGTTATTTTAGAAGCTATCAAGGCATATTATGAATTGCAGGCCGCACAGGCAGAGTTAAGCGCTTATCAAAATTTGGTAAGCCAGGCTGATTCTATTGCCAGTCAAATCGATCATCAGGTGGAGTCAGGCTTGCTTTACGAGTCCGAATTACTCTTGGCTAAAAGCAATCGTAATCATCTAAAGGTGGAAATGGCGAATGCCCACAAGCGATTTCTGGAAAAATCTTCCAGGCTTGTGAATATATTAAATTTTAAAAAGGGAATTCAGTTAGTCAGTGCAGATAGCATGATGACTGTTCTTCAGTTTGAAGAAGATTTATTAGTGGAGAGTGTCGAAGGGCATAACAGGGCAGAAATAAAAGCTATAGCACTAGATCTGGAAGCCATCGAAACCGAAAAGAAAACCACTACAGTTGGTCTGCTAATTCCCGAACTAGCAGTAGGTGCTTATGGGTCTTATTTCGGAAATTTATCAGGTAATGTGCGCGCAATGGAACCAAACCGTTTCCCCGAAACCAGGCAACAGTATCCAACAAGGGCACTAAATGCCTCGTTAATGTGGAATATTCCTTTGGGAAGACTGTTTTCCGGTGGAGAGCTTAAAGTTTATAATAGCCGGATAAGCTTAGCAGAAATAGAATCTGAGCAAATGAAAGCTCAAATTCGGGAGGAAATAACCAATGCTCAGCAAAAAATTGATCTGGGAAAGCAGCAAGTAGAAATTGCAAAGGAATCATTGGAGCTTACGGCCGAAGCAGTCGATCAAAGCATTAAAAAGCAGGAAAACGGCACAGCCAAGCCTTTTGAGGTTTTTCAGGCACAGCAATTCTACTTACAGGCGCTAATTGATTATTTGAAATCAGTTGGTGATTACAACGCAGCGCAATATGAGTTGAAAGTGGCTAAAGGAGAAGAACTATAA
- a CDS encoding ABC transporter permease, which translates to MVLLIVAGFGIYNILNMMIYEKMDTIAILKATGFSGADVKKIFIAISLSIGVTGAIAGVFLGLLFSVMIDNIPFDSSALPTINTYPVDYGIQYYTIAVVFAVATTYLAGLFPSQKASRVDPVEIIRGK; encoded by the coding sequence ATAGTCCTTTTAATTGTTGCGGGCTTTGGTATCTACAATATTCTCAATATGATGATTTATGAGAAAATGGATACGATTGCTATTCTCAAAGCCACAGGATTCTCAGGGGCGGATGTTAAGAAAATATTTATTGCGATTTCATTAAGTATTGGCGTTACAGGGGCAATAGCGGGTGTTTTTTTAGGCCTTCTTTTTTCGGTGATGATAGATAATATTCCTTTTGATTCTTCGGCTCTGCCAACTATCAACACTTATCCTGTTGATTATGGAATACAATATTATACCATAGCCGTTGTTTTTGCGGTGGCTACTACCTATTTAGCAGGTTTGTTTCCATCACAAAAGGCAAGTAGGGTGGATCCTGTGGAAATCATAAGAGGAAAATAA
- a CDS encoding response regulator transcription factor, producing the protein MKLLIIEDEPQLLKSLEDFVSEEGFVFDSATRFQSAMERISLYEYDYIILDINLPDGSGFDLLETLFKKGKTDGVIILSARNSLDDKLKGLGLGADDYLTKPFYFSELNARIKAIIRRKQFKTNKLVRYANLVIEPDQYLVGIDDLENNISFTKKEYAILTHLINNHKRVISKVSLAEYIWGDYVDEAQSFDFLFSQIRNLKRKLKEAGAQVEIDNIYGVGYQIKTL; encoded by the coding sequence ATGAAATTACTCATAATAGAAGACGAACCCCAATTGCTAAAAAGTCTGGAAGATTTTGTTTCCGAAGAAGGGTTTGTTTTTGATTCTGCAACGAGGTTCCAGTCTGCTATGGAGCGCATTTCCCTTTATGAATATGATTACATTATCCTAGACATCAATCTTCCTGACGGGAGCGGTTTTGACCTGCTGGAAACACTTTTTAAGAAAGGAAAGACCGATGGAGTAATTATTCTTTCAGCACGGAATTCGTTGGATGACAAATTAAAAGGTCTCGGCCTTGGGGCTGATGACTACCTTACCAAACCGTTTTACTTTTCCGAACTCAATGCCCGGATAAAAGCCATCATCCGTAGAAAACAATTCAAAACCAACAAACTTGTCCGCTATGCCAATCTGGTTATTGAACCTGACCAGTACCTGGTAGGGATAGACGACCTTGAAAATAATATTTCATTCACCAAAAAAGAATATGCCATTCTTACGCACCTGATCAACAACCATAAGCGGGTGATCTCCAAAGTATCATTGGCTGAATATATTTGGGGCGACTATGTGGACGAAGCACAGAGCTTCGATTTTCTATTCTCACAGATCAGGAACCTCAAAAGAAAGTTAAAAGAAGCTGGGGCACAGGTAGAAATAGACAACATCTATGGAGTAGGTTATCAAATCAAAACATTATGA